The following proteins come from a genomic window of Trifolium pratense cultivar HEN17-A07 linkage group LG4, ARS_RC_1.1, whole genome shotgun sequence:
- the LOC123922708 gene encoding uncharacterized protein LOC123922708 — MSQSSGSAQIKNKIADTVKTRSKSKKEGTTVVVDAMPISSIPATTSKKKKSAKSSKKVSESSPSISIKSDSIKSKKKKPQSPVKRGLSMSDLYLSKNFSETANVESHDVASGKNANVESSVKSVSEKVNQENPSVKENPSSVETLGKTQNIAENVGVSNNPSVPENMTVPTNVITDVTEKSQEKAVVTDAPTGVEPSSIPSDAEKDVEASKGGSSPHANTATGSFGSGSNTEASTEEEVNKESTPEDVADSEPENEAGEDSEKTTNEEQDIVDVDEVPSEEDLQPPPTQKGIGRRLRSRTTTPAPAVTTTPVVTKKTKDNTLKPVKYGPKKGWSKPIPPPEKNKGVLKRKSAPSSDSEFEAEKDDSSIKPPTKKAMSAKKAMPQSVAPDIEDFPCDNKIGSGKGTGKDILECEEIVSLISDAGLIKTVWGLGSCYEKLVREFVVNIPIGCDNPLDKEFQKVYVRGKCVTFSPSMINRFLGNSDEPHPDIDVSDNVVCRIITADKVKTWPKKKKVPAVKLTQKFAILNRIASVNWVPTTHASDIATNLGKLIYMIGTGTKFNAGLYIFNQVVQHAKTSVTKQPIAFPTLICDIILSQHPNIRHEDESAKKRASPLAIHQKLFSKQHAPDIVGPSNAAADTPMTRKEMIAMLEANCKELDEKKLQFERMIHALRVEEAAAQAANADDDGSSGEEEGDSDAEGEESDSSPSASV, encoded by the exons ATGTCTCAATCTTCCGGTTCCGCtcagatcaaaaacaaaattgctgatactgtgaaaacaagatcaaaatCTAAGAAGGAAGGAACAACTGTTGTGGTCGATGCGATGCCTATATCAAGTATTCCTGCAACTActtctaagaagaagaaatctgcaAAATCGTCTAAGAAAGTAAGTGAATCGTCTCCCTCGATCTCTATTAAGTCTGATTCTATTAagtctaagaagaagaaaccccAATCTCCTGTAAAAAGGGGTTTAAGCATGTCTGATCTGTACTTAAGTAAGAACTTTTCTGAAACGGCAAATGTGGAATCGCATGATGTTGCCTCCGGCAAAAATGCGAATGTTGAATCATCTGTTAAATCTGTGTCAGAAAAGGTGAATCAAGAAAACCCTTCTGTAAAGGAAAACCCTAGTTCTGTTGAAACCCTaggaaaaacccaaaatattgCTGAGAATGTTGGTGTGAGCAATAATCCTAGTGTTCCTGAGAATATGACAGTTCCCACGAATGTCATAACTGATGTTACTGAAAAATCTCAAGAAAAGGCTGTTGTAACCGATGCTCCAACCGGTGTTGAACCATCCTCTATACCatctgatgctgagaaggaTGTTGAAGCATCCAAAGGAGGATCTAGCCCACATGCTAACACTGCCACTGGGTCGTTTGGCAGTGGATCTAATACTGAAGCTTCCACTGAAGAGGAAGTAAACAAAGAAAGTACCCCTGAGGATGTGGCTGATTCTGAGCCAGAGAATGAAGCTGGTGAGGACTCTGAGAAAACCACCAATGAAGAACAGGACATAGTGGATGTTGATGAAGTCCCCTCTGAAGAAGATCTGCAACCTCCACCTACTCAAAAAGGTATTGGGAGAAGACTGAGAAGCAGGACCACTACACCTGCACCTGCTGTTACCACTACCCCTGTCGTTACCAAGAAAACAAAGGACAATACTCTGAAACCTGTCAAGTATGGTCCTAAGAAAGGATGGAGCAAGCCTATACCTCCTCCTGAAAAGAATAAGGGTGTGCTGAAAAGGAAGAGTGCACCATCAAGTGACTCTGAATTTGAAGCTGAAAAGGATGACTCAAGCATCAAGCCTCCTACTAAGAAGGCTATGTCTGCTAAGAAGGCCATGCCTCAATCTGTTGCTCCTGACATTGAAGACTTTCCTTGtgacaat aagattggctctGGAAAGGGAACTGGCAAAGATATTCTGGAATGTGAAGAGATTGTGAGTTTGATCAGTGATGCTGGATTGATCAAAACTGTGTGGGGCTTAGGCTCCTGCTATGAAAAGCTGGTTAGGGAGTTTGTTGTCAACATCCCCATTGGTTGTGACAATCCCTTGGACAAAGAATTTCAGAAGGTATATGTTCGAGGAAAATGTGTTACTTTCTCCCCAAGTATGATAAACAGGTTCCTGGGTAACTCTGACGAGCCACACCCTGATATAGATGTATCTGATAATGTGGTCTGCAGAATCATCACAGCTGATAAAGTGAAAACCTGGCCCAAGAAGAAGAAGGTACCAGCTGTCAAGCTAACCCAAAAATTTGCCATCTTGAATCGTATTGCTTCTGTCAACTGGGTCCCTACCACACATGCATCTGACATtgcaacaaatctgggtaagctcatttatatgattggtACTGGTACTAAGTTTAATGCTGGACTATACattttcaatcaagttgtgCAGCATGCCAAGACCTCTGTCACCAAGCAACCCATTGCGTTTCCAACTTTGATCTGTGATATCATCTTGTCCCAACATCCGAATATCAGGCATGAGGATGAGTCTGCTAAGAAAAGGGCATCTCCTCTGGCCATTCATCAGAAGCTGTTCAGTAAACAGCATGCTCCAGATATTGTTGGACCATCAAATGCTGCTGCTGACACTCCTATGACAAGGAAGGAGATGATTGCTATGCTGGAAGCAAACTGTAAGGAGCTAGATGAAAAGAAGTTgcagtttgaaaggatgatacATGCTCTCAGGGTTGAAGAGGCTGCAGCTCAAGCAGCTAATGCAGATGATGATGGTTCTAGTGGTGAAGAAGAAGGTGACTCAGAtgctgaaggagaagaaagtgaTTCCTCCCCAAGTGCTTCTGTTTAA
- the LOC123921319 gene encoding G-type lectin S-receptor-like serine/threonine-protein kinase LECRK1, with the protein MATILVLLLLLFLFTLTEPSTHAITPKYNSSIIPLGSWLSPEGEHTSWPSSSGHFAFGFYPHGNGFAVGIWLVNPSENTTTVVWTANRDARAVSSKSMLNLTKQGLLLQNGKGDSPINIVSRDTELVYMASMLNSGNFVLYYEDSSVVWQSFDQPTDTILGGQNLTEDDSLISSMSKSDHSRGRFYLKVKSDGNLVAYHYYSSANDVDAYGEWDQQSFLCKIEPENNGRGPVCPSNRVYTSCIGNYSTRSVLPTRPRYRLCFNNSNKPGKKLHENITSIYRATLDVDGNLRLYEHQFHFEQGTNSSRVVMLKQALNDTCLVKGFCGLNSYCSSNMSGDAACKCYPGFIPSKTKSSTNMPMDCVQMLSKDDCEINKDRLLLYNFTHFRNMTWGDIPYSVIPVLMMETCEKACQQDCVCGGAIYTNNSCNKYRLPLIYGRVQNDSSTVSVALLKIPSSTIAIIPPPTSNDTKPKVVADNKRSLIMILSITLGVVSLICLAFALSIFFTYRHQVNRYAMLSESEKLDFTEECSLRSFSFEELAKSTGGFSEEIGRGSFGAVYKGKIGNNNRSIAVKKLEEKIDDEGEREFQAEITAIARTHHRNLVKLIGFCIEGSKKLLVYEFVSKGSLEKLLFYGETRLSWKEKMKLALDVASGLLYLHEECEVRIIHCNINPRNILMDEAWTAKISDFGLARFIRRGHSRTKIGDDGTSRYLAPEWQKEDASISVKADIYSFGVVLLEIICHRKSIEMNNISSADEILLSNWAYQCFASGQLNKLIAHDENDVDWKILEILVKVGLWCVQDQQSLRPAMKNVILMLEGLKDIPVPPSPARLVE; encoded by the coding sequence ATGGCAACCATACTTGTTCTGCTATTATTACTGTTCTTGTTTACATTAACAGAACCCAGCACACACGCTATAACTCCAAAATATAACTCCAGTATCATTCCGTTGGGGTCATGGCTCTCTCCTGAAGGTGAACATACTTCATGGCCATCAAGTTCTGGCCATTTTGCTTTCGGGTTTTACCCACACGGTAATGGTTTTGCTGTTGGAATATGGTTGGTTAATCCGTCTGAAAACACAACCACTGTTGTTTGGACTGCTAACCGTGATGCTCGAGCAGTCTCCTCTAAATCTATGTTGAATTTGACCAAGCAAGGCCTGCTTCTTCAAAATGGAAAGGGAGATTCACCCATCAATATAGTCTCCAGAGATACAGAGTTGGTCTATATGGCATCTATGCTAAATTCTGGAAACTTTGTGCTTTATTATGAGGATTCTTCCGTTGTCTGGCAAAGCTTTGATCAGCCAACTGACACCATATTAGGAGGTCAGAATTTGACAGAGGATGATTCTTTAATCTCTAGTATGTCCAAATCAGACCATTCGCGTGGTCGTTTCTATCTCAAAGTGAAAAGTGATGGAAACCTTGTCGCTTACCATTATTACAGCTCCGCAAATGATGTGGATGCTTACGGGGAGTGGGACCAACAAAGCTTTCTTTGCAAAATTGAACCTGAAAATAATGGACGCGGGCCAGTATGCCCGTCCAACAGGGTGTACACGAGTTGCATAGGTAACTATAGTACCCGTTCTGTTCTTCCTACAAGACCTCGTTATAGGTTATGTTTCAACAATAGCAATAAGCCTGGAAAGAAGTTACACGAGAACATCACATCAATCTACCGTGCAACACTAGACGTAGATGGAAACTTGAGATTGTATGAGCACCAATTTCACTTTGAGCAGGGCACCAATAGCTCTCGCGTGGTAATGTTGAAGCAGGCACTTAATGATACATGTCTAGTGAAGGGATTTTGTGGGTTGAACAGTTATTGCTCCTCCAACATGAGTGGTGATGCTGCCTGCAAGTGTTATCCTGGTTTCATCCCATCCAAGACTAAAAGTAGTACTAACATGCCTATGGACTGTGTACAGATGCTTAGCAAAGATGATTGTGAAATAAATAAAGATCGACTGTTGTTGTATAATTTTACTCACTTTAGGAATATGACTTGGGGTGATATTCCATATTCTGTTATACCCGTGTTGATGATGGAAACTTGTGAGAAGGCTTGCCAACAGGATTGTGTTTGCGGGGGAGCAATATATACAAACAATAGCTGCAATAAATATAGGCTTCCACTTATTTATGGCAGGGTTCAAAATGATTCTTCCACTGTGTCTGTGGCCCTATTAAAGATTCCTTCTTCAACAATTGCCATTATTCCACCTCCAACCTCAAACGACACTAAGCCCAAGGTTGTTGCTGACAACAAGAGAAGTCTGATAATGATCTTATCTATTACTTTGGGTGTTGTTTCATTGATTTGCTTGGCCTTTGCATTGTCCATTTTCTTCACTTACAGGCATCAAGTTAATAGGTATGCAATGTTGTCTGAAAGTGAAAAACTTGATTTTACAGAAGAGTGTTCCTTGCGTtcattttcttttgaagaaCTTGCAAAATCAACTGGGGGATTTTCAGAAGAGATAGGGAGAGGATCATTTGGAGCTGTTTATAAAGGTAAAATAGGCAACAATAACAGAAGTATTGCCGTGAAGAAACTGGAGGAGAAAATTGATGATGAAGGGGAGAGAGAATTCCAAGCAGAAATTACTGCTATTGCTCGAACTCATCATAGAAATTTGGTTAAGCTTATTGGTTTTTGCATAGAAGGATCCAAGAAGCTTCTTGTTTATGAATTTGTCAGCAAAGGATCTCTTGAAAAGCTCCTCTTTTACGGGGAAACGAGACTATCatggaaagagaaaatgaaacTTGCATTGGACGTGGCTAGTGGTCTGCTGTATCTACATGAGGAGTGTGAAGTCCGAATCATCCATTGCAATATAAATCCTCGAAACATACTCATGGATGAAGCATGGACTGCAAAAATATCTGATTTTGGATTGGCAAGGTTCATAAGGAGGGGTCATTCAAGAACCAAAATAGGAGATGATGGCACAAGCAGGTACTTGGCACCCGAATGGCAGAAGGAGGATGCATCAATATCAGTAAAAGCTGACATATATAGTTTTGGGGTGGTACTACTGGAGATTATTTGCCACAGaaaaagtatagagatgaaTAATATTTCCTCGGCTGATGAAATCCTTCTCTCCAATTGGGCATATCAATGTTTTGCATCTGGACAATTAAACAAGCTAATTGCACATGATGAAAATGATGTAGATTGGAAGATATTGGAAATATTGGTGAAAGTCGGATTGTGGTGTGTGCAAGACCAACAATCTCTCCGTCCTGCAATGAAGAATGTAATATTGATGTTGGAAGGTTTGAAAGATATTCCAGTTCCTCCCTCTCCAGCTCGCTTGGTTGAGTAG